A region from the Perca fluviatilis chromosome 16, GENO_Pfluv_1.0, whole genome shotgun sequence genome encodes:
- the stoml3b gene encoding stomatin (EPB72)-like 3b: MEMEDQMESQKRRGISKEDLISERTGSLGCVGWILVILSGIFTALLFPITVWFCLKIVQEYERAVIFRLGRITDRKAKGPGIFFVMPCTDSFVKVDLRTVSFDIPPQEILTKDSVTVSVDGVVYFRVSDPIASVANVSNADFSTRLLAQTTLRNVLGTKNLAELLSDREGIAHNMQSNLDEATDNWGIKVERVEIKDVKLPHQLQRAMAAEAEATREARAKVIAAEGEMNASRALKEASLVIAESPSGLQLRYLQTLSTIAAEKNSTIIFPLPMDIISHFMKK, from the exons ATGGAAATGGAGGACCAAATGGAAAGCCAGAAGAGAAGAGGAATAAGCAAAGAGGATTTAATAT ctgaACGGACAGGGTCTTTGGGATGCGTTGGTTGGATCCTAGTCATACTCTCTGGCATCTTCACAGCTCTTCTCTTCCCCATCACCGTCTGGTTTTGTCTGAAG ATTGTTCAGGAGTATGAGCGCGCAGTTATCTTCAGACTGGGCCGCATTACAGACAGGAAGGCTAAAGGACCAG GAATTTTCTTTGTTATGCCGTGTACCGATTCCTTTGTGAAAGTGGATCTGCGAACAGTTTCATTTGACATCCCACCGCAAGAG ATCCTGACCAAAGACTCAGTTACAGTTTCTGTGGACGGAGTGGTGTACTTCCGGGTCAGTGACCCCATTGCCTCTGTGGCCAACGTGTCTAATGCTGACTTCTCCACCCGTCTGCTGGCTCAAACCACCCTGAGAAATGTCCTGGGGACTAAGAACCTGGCTGAGCTCTTATCTGACCGCGAGGGCATCGCTCACAACATGCAG TCCAACCTGGACGAAGCCACAGACAACTGGGGCATCAAGGTGGAGCGTGTGGAGATTAAAGATGTGAAGCTGCCACATCAGCTGCAGAGAGCTATGGCTGCCGAAGCAGAGGCTACACGAGAGGCCAGAGCCAAG GTGATTGCAGCAGAGGGTGAGATGAATGCATCTCGTGCCCTGAAGGAGGCGTCCCTCGTGATCGCAGAGTCTCCGTCAGGCCTGCAGCTTCGCTACCTGCAGACTCTTAGCACCATAGCAGCAGAGAAGAACTCCACCATCATTTTCCCCCTGCCCATGGATATCATATCTCACTTCATGAAGAAGTGA